A single genomic interval of Tsukamurella paurometabola harbors:
- the ftsE gene encoding cell division ATP-binding protein FtsE, which yields MITLQNVTMMYKASARPALHDLSLEIGKGEFAFLIGPSGSGKSTFFRLLLKEDKPTSGDVYVGDFHVNKLSGRRVPQLRQSLGCVFQDFRLLQQKNVAENVAFALEVIGKPRNVIDRTVPQVLDYVGLGGKANRMPSELSGGEKQRVAIARAIANRPLLLLADEPTGNLDPDTSAEIVDVLDRINRAGTTVVMATHDRHIVDSMRRRVIEFRMGEKVRDDATGVYGLGR from the coding sequence GTGATCACGCTCCAGAACGTCACGATGATGTACAAGGCGTCGGCCAGGCCGGCGCTCCACGACCTGTCGCTCGAGATCGGCAAGGGCGAGTTCGCCTTCCTGATCGGGCCGTCGGGTTCCGGGAAGTCGACGTTCTTCCGGCTCCTGCTCAAGGAGGACAAGCCCACCAGCGGCGACGTCTACGTGGGCGACTTCCACGTCAACAAGCTCTCGGGCCGGCGCGTGCCGCAGCTGCGGCAGTCCCTCGGGTGCGTGTTCCAGGACTTCCGCCTGCTGCAGCAGAAGAACGTGGCCGAGAACGTCGCCTTCGCCCTCGAGGTGATCGGCAAGCCGCGCAATGTCATCGACCGGACGGTGCCGCAGGTCCTGGACTACGTGGGGCTCGGCGGCAAGGCGAACCGCATGCCCAGCGAGCTGTCGGGCGGTGAGAAGCAGCGTGTCGCCATCGCCCGCGCCATCGCCAACCGGCCCCTGCTGCTGCTCGCCGACGAGCCGACCGGCAACCTCGACCCCGACACCTCCGCCGAGATCGTGGACGTGCTCGACCGGATCAACAGGGCCGGGACCACCGTGGTCATGGCCACGCACGACCGCCACATCGTGGACTCGATGCGCCGCCGCGTCATCGAGTTCCGCATGGGCGAGAAGGTGCGCGACGACGCCACCGGCGTGTACGGGCTGGGCCGCTGA
- the ftsX gene encoding permease-like cell division protein FtsX — MRASFITSEVLTGLRRNVSMTIAMILTTAISLGLFGGGLLVVRMADKSQDIFLQRVEIQVFVDDKVAADDPDCQKAVCQAIESKIKAQPGVDSLDYISQDKALETAKTKTFAGQPELAELVRPGVLPASFKVRVGDENKFAAVIDAVKDQPGVAGVQDQRELVERVFSVLNGARNAAFFVALIQAVAAVLLIANMVQVAAYTRRTEVSIMRLVGASRWYTQLPFLLEAVIGAVIGAVLAIGGLFAGKALFFDRALREMYGVNILARITNTDVLLVSPWLILVGAGFAAVTAYVTLRFYVRE; from the coding sequence GTGCGAGCCAGTTTCATCACCAGCGAGGTCCTCACCGGCCTGCGCCGGAACGTGAGCATGACGATCGCCATGATCCTCACCACCGCGATCTCTCTCGGCCTGTTCGGCGGTGGTCTGCTCGTGGTGCGGATGGCCGACAAGAGCCAGGACATCTTCCTGCAGCGCGTCGAGATCCAGGTGTTCGTCGACGACAAGGTCGCCGCCGACGATCCGGACTGCCAGAAGGCCGTGTGCCAGGCGATCGAGTCGAAGATCAAGGCGCAGCCGGGTGTGGACTCGCTGGACTACATCTCGCAGGACAAGGCACTCGAGACCGCCAAGACCAAGACCTTCGCCGGTCAGCCCGAGCTGGCGGAGCTGGTGCGCCCCGGCGTCCTGCCCGCCTCCTTCAAGGTGCGCGTCGGCGACGAGAACAAGTTCGCGGCGGTGATCGACGCGGTGAAGGACCAGCCCGGCGTGGCCGGGGTGCAGGACCAGCGCGAGTTGGTGGAGCGCGTCTTCTCCGTCCTCAACGGCGCCCGCAACGCCGCCTTCTTCGTCGCGCTGATCCAGGCCGTCGCGGCGGTGCTGCTCATCGCGAACATGGTGCAGGTGGCCGCGTACACGCGGCGCACGGAGGTGTCGATCATGCGCCTGGTGGGCGCGTCGCGGTGGTACACCCAGCTGCCGTTCCTGTTGGAGGCGGTGATCGGCGCCGTCATCGGCGCGGTCCTCGCGATCGGCGGCCTGTTCGCGGGCAAGGCGCTGTTCTTCGACCGGGCGCTGCGTGAGATGTACGGCGTGAACATCCTGGCCCGGATCACCAACACCGACGTCCTGCTCGTCTCTCCCTGGCTGATCCTCGTGGGTGCAGGGTTCGCCGCCGTCACCGCCTACGTCACGCTCCGCTTCTACGTGCGGGAGTAG
- the smpB gene encoding SsrA-binding protein SmpB, which yields MAKEKGRSVIASNRKARHNYAILDTFEAGVVLVGTEVKALREGKASLVDAYATIDDGEIWLRGLHIPEYGNGTWTNHTPRRTRKLLMHRREIDSLTGKIREGNQTLVPLSMYFNDGRVKVELALAKGKQDYDKRQDIARRTAERELVRELGRRVKGMRG from the coding sequence ATGGCGAAGGAGAAGGGGCGCTCGGTGATCGCGAGCAACCGCAAGGCGCGCCACAACTACGCCATCCTCGACACCTTCGAGGCCGGCGTGGTGCTGGTGGGCACGGAGGTGAAGGCGCTGCGCGAGGGCAAGGCGTCGCTGGTCGACGCCTACGCGACGATCGACGACGGCGAGATCTGGCTGCGCGGGCTGCACATCCCGGAGTACGGGAACGGTACGTGGACCAACCACACGCCGCGCCGCACCCGGAAGCTGCTCATGCACCGCCGCGAGATCGATTCACTGACCGGCAAGATCCGCGAGGGCAACCAGACGCTGGTCCCGCTGTCGATGTACTTCAACGACGGCCGCGTGAAGGTCGAGCTGGCCCTCGCGAAGGGCAAGCAGGACTACGACAAGCGGCAGGACATCGCCCGCCGGACCGCCGAGCGCGAACTGGTCCGGGAGCTGGGGCGGCGCGTCAAGGGCATGCGCGGCTGA
- a CDS encoding serine hydrolase domain-containing protein, translating to MRWLRLLAVLGLMGSLLPVRIAAATPVTVSLREDVEEFGRQMRVPGIAARLVGPNGTQWEITAGLDGRGEELSAESPFVWGSVSKSAAAAIAVGLADSGELDLSSAVREVLPEGASWVGDDVDVGDLIHHTSGLPHDVSLTDVPRSQSARSAIAESPPPRHDPRGAFRYSSLNYLLLQAVIERATNGTYSQALQSHVGRPSNARIVAESRQYNAIVPAGFVPWFGAPRANVPAPDGAGFGYGYLAGSIEALGRYAQWLAATPLLRDGAAATVSTAGKAGYGPGLYRERIAGRDVWWHSGAVPGYFTHIALFPDTGQALVLAANRYGELESNEFAAFARFITRRSAGDEIAAPTVAPATTLPVLSAIAGVAFILLGVTGTWRLSRRGRLRSARRTIIYGLLTAGLYLAVGMATWFAHSLVGVPSIVLNRWAPDLAFVLIALSTASIVTSVVMVTATVRSAMARHRR from the coding sequence ATGCGGTGGCTTCGATTGCTGGCGGTGCTGGGCCTGATGGGTTCGCTCTTGCCTGTCCGGATAGCGGCGGCGACTCCGGTCACAGTGTCCCTCCGAGAGGATGTCGAGGAGTTCGGCAGGCAGATGCGGGTGCCCGGGATCGCGGCGCGGCTGGTCGGTCCGAACGGAACGCAGTGGGAGATCACCGCAGGGCTGGATGGTAGAGGCGAGGAGCTTTCGGCCGAATCGCCCTTCGTGTGGGGCTCGGTGTCCAAGTCGGCTGCCGCAGCCATCGCAGTCGGCCTCGCGGATTCGGGCGAACTGGACCTCAGCAGCGCTGTCCGAGAGGTACTTCCCGAGGGAGCGTCCTGGGTCGGGGATGACGTCGACGTGGGAGACCTGATCCATCACACGAGCGGGCTGCCCCATGATGTGTCGTTGACGGACGTGCCGCGCTCGCAGTCAGCCCGTTCAGCGATTGCAGAATCGCCGCCTCCACGGCACGATCCCCGTGGAGCATTCCGCTACTCCAGCCTGAATTACCTTTTGTTGCAGGCCGTGATCGAGCGCGCCACGAACGGGACGTACTCTCAGGCCCTCCAATCACACGTCGGCAGGCCTTCGAACGCACGGATCGTCGCCGAGTCCCGCCAATACAACGCCATCGTCCCAGCAGGATTCGTCCCGTGGTTCGGTGCGCCCCGAGCAAACGTACCCGCCCCGGACGGAGCCGGATTCGGGTACGGCTACCTCGCGGGTTCGATCGAGGCTCTCGGGCGGTACGCACAGTGGCTGGCTGCGACTCCGCTCCTGCGAGACGGTGCCGCAGCGACCGTCTCCACGGCAGGGAAAGCCGGTTACGGGCCCGGGCTGTACCGCGAACGGATCGCGGGCCGAGACGTCTGGTGGCACTCCGGTGCGGTGCCCGGATACTTCACCCACATAGCGCTGTTTCCCGACACCGGCCAGGCTCTCGTGCTCGCCGCGAATCGGTACGGCGAACTCGAGTCGAACGAGTTCGCCGCCTTCGCCCGATTCATCACGCGTAGGTCCGCAGGCGATGAAATCGCTGCACCGACCGTCGCGCCGGCGACGACACTGCCCGTACTCTCGGCCATCGCCGGTGTCGCATTCATTCTCCTGGGAGTCACCGGTACGTGGAGACTGTCCCGGCGGGGAAGGCTGCGATCAGCGCGAAGGACGATCATCTACGGCCTTCTCACGGCGGGCCTCTACCTCGCTGTCGGCATGGCTACGTGGTTCGCGCACAGCCTTGTGGGAGTTCCATCGATTGTGTTGAACCGCTGGGCTCCCGACCTCGCGTTTGTGCTGATCGCACTCTCGACCGCGTCGATCGTGACCTCGGTGGTGATGGTGACAGCAACGGTGCGGAGCGCAATGGCGCGGCACCGCCGGTGA
- a CDS encoding excalibur calcium-binding domain-containing protein, giving the protein MSPTLTRIAVAAFSLAALAAPAAAANADPSYKNCTEVRQAGKAPILKGQPGYGSHLDRDGDGIACEVKKK; this is encoded by the coding sequence ATGTCCCCCACCCTCACCCGCATCGCCGTCGCCGCATTCTCGCTCGCCGCGCTCGCCGCGCCGGCCGCTGCCGCGAACGCCGACCCGTCCTACAAGAACTGCACCGAGGTGCGCCAGGCCGGCAAGGCCCCGATCCTCAAGGGCCAGCCCGGCTACGGCAGCCACCTCGATCGCGACGGCGACGGCATCGCCTGCGAGGTGAAGAAGAAGTAG
- a CDS encoding esterase/lipase family protein, whose translation MNLRSVWRRAVVAAAGLALLAAAPSTAAPLPENFTFFGGIPSELTNPNGSLPGTNDYSCRPTARHPNPVVLVHGTGGGSQTNWGAYAPLLKNNGYCVFSFTYGALPGAPWPVNQIGGTRPLATSAQQLRSMVERVLTATGAKKVDLIGHSQGTLMPSYFVKNLGGAGKVGKYVSLAPLWRGTGGDLGKAVSVFVRGLNAPDPYFPVFESIGDMLPGSRFLDTIWTGGTPYSRGVEYTNISTRFDELVLPYTSGQVDGPPGTKVTNIVVQDTCAQDLSDHLAIAGSRRAAYFVLNALDPQHPRPVPCYVVPPFTGA comes from the coding sequence ATGAACCTGCGTTCGGTATGGCGGCGGGCGGTTGTCGCGGCGGCCGGTCTCGCGCTCCTGGCGGCGGCGCCGTCGACCGCGGCGCCGCTGCCCGAGAACTTCACCTTCTTCGGCGGCATACCGTCGGAACTGACGAACCCGAACGGCTCGCTACCCGGGACCAACGACTACTCCTGCAGGCCCACGGCCCGCCATCCCAACCCGGTGGTGCTGGTGCACGGCACGGGCGGCGGCTCGCAGACCAACTGGGGTGCCTACGCGCCGCTGCTCAAGAACAACGGCTACTGTGTCTTCTCCTTCACCTACGGCGCCCTGCCCGGGGCTCCGTGGCCGGTGAACCAGATCGGCGGAACACGGCCGCTCGCAACGAGTGCGCAGCAGCTGAGATCGATGGTGGAACGCGTTCTCACCGCTACCGGCGCGAAGAAGGTCGACCTCATCGGCCACTCGCAGGGCACACTCATGCCGTCGTACTTCGTGAAGAACCTCGGCGGCGCCGGCAAGGTCGGCAAATACGTCTCGCTCGCCCCGCTGTGGCGCGGCACCGGGGGCGACCTCGGCAAGGCCGTGTCGGTCTTCGTGCGCGGCCTGAACGCGCCCGACCCGTACTTCCCGGTCTTCGAGTCGATCGGCGACATGCTGCCGGGATCGCGCTTCCTCGACACGATCTGGACCGGCGGCACGCCCTACTCGCGCGGCGTCGAGTACACGAACATCTCGACCCGGTTCGACGAACTGGTGCTGCCCTATACGAGCGGTCAGGTCGACGGTCCGCCCGGCACGAAGGTCACCAACATCGTGGTGCAGGACACCTGCGCGCAGGACCTGTCGGACCACCTGGCGATCGCGGGCTCACGCCGAGCCGCATACTTCGTGCTCAACGCGCTCGACCCGCAGCATCCGCGGCCCGTGCCCTGCTACGTGGTGCCGCCGTTCACGGGAGCCTGA
- a CDS encoding cation diffusion facilitator family transporter: MSGHAGHDHGVSPDADKRWLSLALALIVAFMAIEVTIGIIASSLALITDAAHMLTDAAAIVLALVAIKIAAKPAKGGYTWGLKRVEILSAQANGITLLLLAAFFVYEGISRLITPPDVDGPLVFFTALAGCAVNLAATWCIRRANRTSLNVEGAYQHILNDLYAFIATAIAGAVIWATGWGRADAIAALVVAALMLKAGWGLVKASGRIFLEAAPEGIDPAEVGRDVAAVPSVAEVHDLHIWEITSGQPALSAHVLVDPAADCHAVRSKISGMLHDQYGIEHATLQVDHEGAEDHCDDPHGETYPGQAPVNGGTT; the protein is encoded by the coding sequence ATGAGCGGACACGCGGGACACGACCACGGGGTGTCGCCGGACGCCGACAAGCGCTGGCTGAGCCTGGCGCTGGCGCTCATCGTCGCGTTCATGGCGATCGAGGTGACGATCGGCATCATCGCGAGCTCGCTCGCGCTGATCACCGACGCCGCGCACATGCTCACGGACGCCGCGGCGATCGTGCTCGCGCTGGTCGCGATCAAGATCGCCGCGAAGCCGGCGAAGGGCGGGTACACCTGGGGGCTCAAGCGGGTCGAGATCCTCTCGGCGCAGGCCAACGGCATCACCCTCCTGCTCCTCGCCGCATTCTTCGTCTACGAGGGGATCTCGCGACTCATCACGCCGCCCGACGTCGACGGCCCGCTGGTCTTCTTCACCGCGCTCGCCGGCTGCGCCGTGAACCTGGCCGCCACCTGGTGCATCCGGCGCGCGAACCGCACCAGCCTCAATGTCGAGGGCGCCTACCAGCACATCCTCAACGACCTCTACGCCTTCATCGCCACGGCGATCGCCGGCGCGGTCATCTGGGCCACCGGGTGGGGCCGGGCGGACGCGATCGCCGCACTCGTGGTGGCGGCGCTCATGCTCAAGGCCGGATGGGGGCTGGTCAAGGCGTCCGGGCGGATCTTCCTCGAGGCCGCCCCAGAGGGCATCGACCCCGCCGAGGTGGGGCGCGACGTGGCCGCCGTGCCGTCGGTCGCCGAGGTGCACGACCTACACATCTGGGAGATCACGTCGGGTCAGCCCGCGCTGTCGGCCCACGTGCTCGTCGATCCCGCCGCGGACTGCCACGCCGTGCGCTCGAAGATCAGCGGCATGCTGCACGATCAGTACGGCATCGAGCACGCGACGCTGCAGGTCGACCACGAGGGCGCCGAGGACCACTGCGACGACCCGCACGGCGAGACCTACCCCGGTCAGGCTCCCGTGAACGGCGGCACCACGTAG
- a CDS encoding RidA family protein: protein MTATAVSTTDAPAPAHFFSQGVRRGNLLQVSGQGPMDPATNQYIAAGDVKEQTRRTLENVKAILEAGGATVADVLMFRVYLTTRDDFAAMNEVYGAFIAENVPEGAALPCRTTVFVDLPHEVMLVEIDALAALD, encoded by the coding sequence ATGACCGCGACCGCCGTCTCCACCACCGACGCGCCCGCTCCCGCCCACTTCTTCTCCCAGGGCGTGCGCCGCGGCAACCTGCTGCAGGTCTCCGGCCAGGGCCCGATGGACCCGGCGACGAACCAGTACATCGCCGCGGGCGACGTCAAGGAGCAGACCCGGCGCACGCTGGAGAACGTCAAGGCGATCCTCGAGGCGGGCGGCGCCACGGTGGCCGACGTCCTGATGTTCCGCGTCTACCTCACCACGCGCGACGACTTCGCCGCGATGAACGAGGTCTACGGCGCGTTCATCGCCGAGAACGTGCCCGAGGGCGCCGCACTCCCCTGCCGGACGACGGTCTTCGTCGACCTCCCGCACGAGGTGATGCTGGTGGAGATCGACGCGCTCGCCGCCCTGGACTGA
- a CDS encoding IclR family transcriptional regulator, giving the protein MSQSLTRALEILRLLGEGPASLDELADELGVHKTTVLRLLRPLVDARFAYHDEAHRYHLGSRVFDLAARASEQRGIREIAAPHLAAFNREYGRTTHLAAREGDAVVYIDKLESRDLIRMYSRVGMEVNLNSSAVGKLMLASLPDDELRRVVAAMDFTRRTPNTIVTPEDYLAEIERVRAQDWAADREENEPTINCIGAPVRDASGTVVAAVSVSVPDVVLPFDDLVDLLEPLRATCAAISRDCGYRPR; this is encoded by the coding sequence ATGAGCCAGAGCCTGACCCGCGCGCTGGAGATCCTGCGCCTCCTGGGCGAGGGTCCCGCGTCGCTCGACGAACTCGCCGACGAACTCGGGGTGCACAAGACGACGGTGCTCCGGCTCCTGCGCCCGCTCGTCGATGCGCGCTTCGCGTACCACGACGAGGCGCACCGCTACCACCTCGGATCCCGCGTCTTCGACCTCGCGGCGCGCGCCTCGGAGCAGCGCGGGATCCGCGAGATCGCCGCGCCGCACCTGGCCGCGTTTAATCGCGAGTACGGCCGGACCACGCACCTCGCGGCCCGCGAGGGCGACGCCGTCGTGTACATCGACAAGCTCGAGTCGCGCGACCTCATCCGGATGTACTCGCGGGTGGGCATGGAGGTCAACCTCAACTCCAGCGCCGTCGGGAAGCTCATGCTCGCCTCGCTGCCCGACGACGAACTGAGGCGCGTCGTCGCGGCGATGGACTTCACCCGGCGCACACCGAACACGATCGTCACGCCCGAGGACTACCTCGCCGAGATCGAGCGCGTCCGCGCGCAGGACTGGGCCGCCGACCGCGAGGAGAACGAGCCGACGATCAACTGCATCGGAGCGCCGGTCCGCGACGCGAGCGGCACCGTCGTCGCCGCCGTGTCCGTGTCCGTTCCCGACGTGGTCCTGCCTTTCGACGACCTGGTCGACTTGCTGGAGCCGCTGCGCGCGACGTGCGCGGCGATCTCCCGCGACTGCGGGTACCGCCCGCGCTGA
- a CDS encoding sugar kinase, with amino-acid sequence MTEAWIVCLGEPLALVAASDLDAPAPPMHAGGAEANVAAGVAALGTPTAFLGRIGGDAEGRRIVEHLRAYGVHTDGIEVDETAFTGRYAKTEGVDATGEPVTTSTYRRAGSAAAAMSPEFLARPSVAAALTSARIVHTSGITPALSASCAALTRTLLRDRDGVPGTVTFDVNWREQLWPDGDPSLVIELARCADVVLVGSDEAERVLGIGSPAGVRALLPEPRTVVVKDGAVRAVAVDCAGTQIAVPALSVEVVEPVGAGDSFAAGFLHGLARDEDLRTCLRRGHAGAAATLTVRADFATLPPDAMAALLTCTDADWSAAHVGPDAVRVGGEEFTPPRESRTP; translated from the coding sequence GTGACGGAAGCTTGGATCGTGTGCCTCGGGGAACCGCTGGCACTGGTCGCCGCGTCGGACCTCGACGCTCCCGCTCCCCCCATGCACGCCGGTGGGGCGGAGGCGAACGTGGCGGCGGGCGTCGCAGCACTGGGCACCCCCACGGCCTTCCTCGGCCGGATCGGCGGGGACGCCGAGGGCCGGCGCATCGTCGAGCACCTGCGCGCGTACGGCGTGCACACCGACGGCATCGAGGTCGACGAGACCGCGTTCACCGGGCGGTACGCCAAGACGGAGGGCGTCGACGCCACGGGCGAACCCGTCACCACCAGTACCTACCGGCGCGCGGGCAGCGCGGCCGCCGCGATGAGCCCCGAGTTCCTCGCCCGCCCCTCGGTCGCGGCGGCGCTCACGAGCGCCCGGATCGTGCACACCAGCGGCATCACGCCCGCACTGTCCGCGTCGTGCGCCGCCCTCACCCGGACCCTGCTGCGGGACCGCGACGGCGTACCCGGGACCGTCACGTTCGACGTCAACTGGCGCGAGCAGCTCTGGCCCGACGGCGACCCGTCGCTGGTCATCGAGCTGGCCCGGTGCGCCGACGTCGTGCTCGTCGGATCCGACGAGGCGGAGCGCGTTCTCGGGATCGGCTCCCCCGCCGGGGTCCGCGCGCTCCTGCCCGAACCGCGCACCGTCGTCGTCAAGGACGGTGCCGTGCGCGCCGTCGCCGTGGACTGCGCGGGCACCCAGATCGCCGTCCCCGCCCTGTCGGTCGAGGTCGTCGAACCGGTAGGCGCCGGCGACTCGTTCGCCGCGGGTTTCCTGCACGGCCTCGCACGTGACGAGGACCTGCGCACGTGCCTGCGCCGCGGCCATGCCGGCGCCGCGGCGACCCTGACGGTGCGGGCGGACTTCGCCACCCTGCCTCCTGACGCGATGGCGGCACTCCTGACCTGTACTGACGCCGACTGGTCCGCCGCGCACGTGGGTCCGGACGCGGTGCGGGTGGGCGGCGAGGAGTTCACCCCACCCCGCGAGAGCCGGACGCCATGA